Part of the Vigna radiata var. radiata cultivar VC1973A chromosome 11, Vradiata_ver6, whole genome shotgun sequence genome is shown below.
TCCTTTGATTGTACTGTTGAAATAGACTACAATGGTCTTTTCTGAGAAATGCTACTTCATACACACATATAAGCATCAATTCCCAATGATATTTGTACATATCATGATCATCTGCTAATCATCCCAAACCATGCGGGTGAACCATAATTCATTATCCTATCCACACACCATTGAACATACCTTTCATCCTCTTGCTTGAAATTGAAGGCTCGTAGTTCCCTCCCATCCTCGGAATTCACCACCATCCTGTACAGCTGATAATGTGAACCAGATCAAGCTCAGCCGGTATACAGATTAAAAATGACGAAATTTTTCAAAAGGGTGTTCATGTATGCATCCACGTACCCTTGAATTTCTAAGAACTGAGTTCTGAGATCATCAGCCACTCCAATTGCATCGAGTACCCTCCATCCATTTTTGAAAAGGGTCAGTGAGGTTCCACCGGTTCGAAGTGACTCTGCCTGCTCCAGAACCAGGGACTGAACTCCAAGCCTGATGCATAAATCAAACAGTAGCTCATCACAGTGAATAAAGAAGATCGTGGCTATGAAGAGAGCTGGAATTGCAACCTGTGAAGGGAGACAGCAGTTGCAAGGCCTGCGATCCCAGCACCCACGATCACAACTTGTTCCTTTGGTACAGCAGACTGAGATTGAGCCCTGATGACCCTGTAACTTCTGCGGGTTCCAATTCCATGTCCAAACCCATCAATGTTCGTGAAGACAAAGGACGAGGTTGTTGTAGCCATAGATGTTCTGATATGCTGTGATATGTTGAGAGAGGTACGCCATATTCATCATGGTTGTGGGCGGAGATAGGGGTGTGTAGTGTTCAGCCCTGGACCATACAAACTAGTGGTGGGAAACATCTCTTATAAAATGTACAGTACCAGTCACAATATAAATGTTTCTTAAATTTCCAAAACTGCTatacaaatgaaaatattatgtttGTCAACTGCtacaatatatttttggaattactaataattacatatattacgTATTTCCCTCACACACATCAATACAActaaatattatcatatatttattaagtaaataCACATATGTAAcaatttacataaatatttaattgaaattgttgAGTGATGTTATGAATTTAATATTGCTGTTTAATTTTCGTAAATAAAAAAGATGTCAGGTATCTTTCTAACTGACATGTAATAAATAGGAGTGAAGTACTGTAACTAAAATAGCAGTACTGCTAGGTGTTGGTTCAATTTGAAAAGTCCTCAACTAATTAACCTTTCCATAAAAAGacgaaataaaaattcataactAATATGCAATAACTTGGTCGTCTATTTATACAGTTGGTGGTTGCTGTTCATCTTTTAATCACCCAAATGGATCTAATTCCCTTAAACGAAACACCCCTTTTGGATTGCATACACAAAAAATGCATGCTTGCAAATTTAGCAGTTGGAGACGTACGTTATTAAATGGATAGACAAAACGTTAGTTGGGATGGATGGCAAAGACATGGCAACGTGAGTTAGAATAATTTATTGTCATTTATTGCTGCATTTATTGCTGTTTTCTCCAAACTTGcatgaaaacattaattaatgaCGATAATGGTTAATTACTGCAGACGAGATATCAACATCAATTATTAAGCATTAGTTAGCAAATAATTGCTTTGATCTTAAAACGATATCAGATATGATAATATCTTAGTTAAATTCTACCACATTATTCATGCTACTGTTGGCGATACTCCTTTTCTCCATCACAGCCGCACATTTTGGTTTTCGCTCTGCAACATCAATATAAATGCACCGCCAATGCTCTAAAATTTGTGGTGACTCTAGCAGCAGATCAAACAAACAGAACAAAACAATGGAGGTGCATGAGAAGGGTGACGCTCCAAGGCAGAGCCACTCAGAGTTGCAGATTGTGACAGCAATGAGCGTGCCACCGCTTAAGGTGACAGAGCCACGGCGAGTTCGCAAAGTTTTGGTCGGTGACGAGCATACAAACGCCATTCACGGATGCTGCCAGATGGTTCTGTGCTACGAGAATCTGAAGGAGGATGATCATGGTTGGTACATGGCTGGTTGGATGGTGGAGTCACTGGCCAGGGTTCTGTTGGATCACCCTCTTCTCGCAGGTCGCCTTCAAAGAAAAGATGGCACAGGGTTCGAAATCGTGGCCAATGATTCCGGTATCAGACTTTTAGAGGCATGTTACCCGACAAGCTTGTCACACTTTCTTGAGCTGAACGAAAGAAACAAACATCTCATGACCGAGCTTGTGTTCTGGAAGGAAATCGATGCTGAGTGTCCTCAGTTCTCTCCCCTTTGTTATGTTCAGGCAAATTTTACATTACATTACATTATTACATTACATGCATGCAGTATTTGTTTTTATCTcgttttggttggttttcaatgGATTGAAACTGTTTGTTTGTTTACTTTTAGGTTACAAATTTTGAATGTGGAGGGTACAGTATTGGCATTAGTTGCAGCCTGCTATTGGCAGATGTTTTTGTGGTGGATAATTTTCTCGGGAAATGGGCTGAAATACACAAGAACATGTCAGACCAACGTGGAGAAATTAAGACACCCGTATTTTACCACCCACCCACGAAAAAGTCGGAgtcttttccattaattatcCGTTCTGAGAGTAAAAGTAAAAGTGGGGTTCAGAGGTTGGTGTTCAAAATCATTACAGAGGATATGAACTCAATGGAAGAGATGTGGAGGAAAATGGCGACGAGTGATCTGGGTTCAGAATTTTGTTCAGAGG
Proteins encoded:
- the LOC106777241 gene encoding taxadien-5-alpha-ol O-acetyltransferase yields the protein MHRQCSKICGDSSSRSNKQNKTMEVHEKGDAPRQSHSELQIVTAMSVPPLKVTEPRRVRKVLVGDEHTNAIHGCCQMVLCYENLKEDDHGWYMAGWMVESLARVLLDHPLLAGRLQRKDGTGFEIVANDSGIRLLEACYPTSLSHFLELNERNKHLMTELVFWKEIDAECPQFSPLCYVQVTNFECGGYSIGISCSLLLADVFVVDNFLGKWAEIHKNMSDQRGEIKTPVFYHPPTKKSESFPLIIRSESKSKSGVQRLVFKIITEDMNSMEEMWRKMATSDLGSEFCSEVMKVESWSMNERMRLNEMRDFGVQEVRFNEENKPIHVCSWIDYVRDEYVMTVALPNLKNNSCAVILVSLC